DNA sequence from the Anaerosporomusa subterranea genome:
TGCCAATAACCTGTCCAAAAATCGTCGCGCTAGGCGACTCGATAACCTATGGCTTTCCCTATTTGCCGGATCGTTCCTGGGTTCGCCTGGCTGCTGACGAACTCGGTCTACAGATGATCAACAAAGGGATTAACGGGGACACCACTTGGGGGATGCTGGAACGCTTCTCCGCCGATGTGCTCGCGCACCGGCCGTCGCATGTAATTATCGTGGGTGGGGCAAACGATGCTTTTGAGCGGATTGCTGCTGAAGACGTAGTGAACAACATTCGTCAAATGGTAAAGGCAGCAATTGATAATGCCATTGTGCCGTTCCTTGGACTGCCGACTCCCTGCAACTTTGCGGAAGAAACGCTTTTGGCAAAGTATCGCCAGTCGCTGCGACAGTATGTAGCGACTGAGGGTATTGATGTGATTGATTTTTATTCAGCAATGGTCAATCTAGTCGGTTCTGGGATTCGCGAAGGGCTTCATGTAGATGGCATTCATCCCAACGAGGCCGGATACCAGATAATGGCCGGAGTAGCTGTTGGTTTTTTGCGCTATCGGGTGTGAAAACAACAGTGCTGGAAACAGACGATTCAATATTGTGGCGACATTGCAAGAAAAGGGAGGGATTGCCGTAAAATAGATCGATCACCCGGGACATCTTGCGGCGTAGTGACAGAGAGTTGACAAGATTGAACGTCCCGCCGTCCTAAGGCCTAGTTCTTTTTGAAGAGAAAGGCCTTATTTATTTTTCAGAAGGCTAAACAGTCAGGAATGGCGAATGGTAAGTGTTATGTATTGTAATAAACTATTCAACGGGGGAAAAAATGAGAACACGGGCATATGCCTTGATCGTGATAGCTGCTATCTTGTGGGGTATTATTTCTATCTTTGTGAAAGGCTTGGCGGAACTTGGTTTTTCTACATTGCAGATCGTTGCAATCCGGGTAGCTCTTAGCGCTATTCTTCTGGTGCTGTATATCGCCATGAAAGATAGGAGCTTGCTGAAAATCCGACTGACTGACAGTAAATACTTTATTGGGACAGGTGTCTTCAGTATTGCTTTCTTCAATTGGTGCTATTTTACCGCCATCCGAGAAACGTCGGTGGCGGTAGCCGCCATTTTGCTCTATACTGCTCCTGCTTTTGTACTGCTGTTATCCCGAATTTTTCTCGGTGAATGCTTGAATGCCGGGAAAATCACCGCTCTTACCGTAACCTTCATTGGTTGTGGGCTAGTGGTAGGCATCTTGCCCGCCGGGCTGAACGAGTCAATTTCGCTCTACGGTTTAGCTACCGGTCTCGGAGCCGGATTTGGCTATGCGCTATATAGTATCTTTGGCAAATTCGCGCTGCGTCGCTACAGTGCCGTGACAGTGACAGTCTATACCTTTATCTTCGCAGCTGTGGTCATGTTACCGGTGAGTGGGCTCTGGGAAGCGCGAGCACTGCTTTTTAACGGGCAAGCAGTCGCCTACAGTGTCGGCTTCAGCCTTTTCTCTACCGTATTTGCCTACCTGTGCTATACTGTTGCTCTGTCTCATATCGAGACAGGCCGCGCCGCCATTGTTGTTACACTGGAGCCAATAGTGGCAGCGATTGTCGGGACAATGCTTTTTGACGAGGTCCTGAATAACTGGCAACTCTTCGGCATTATTCTCGTGATTGCTGCGGTAGTATCTGTTCAACGCACGTAGAGGAGATAATAATGATGACGTATTGTGGTCAGAAGGGAAAATAATACGGTTTTACTACAAGATGTTGTGGTTTTGGAGCAAAAATCGATCTTAAATCGGGGCAAAAAAGTGCGTTTTTTAGCTCGTTTTTTGGGGGAATTTTATAGATGATATCGGTTATTTTTGATGATAACAGATGAAAAAGTGGATTTTAAAGGAAAAATCGATTGAAACCTTTTATCGAAGAAGCGTATACGTTTTCCAAAGAAAAGTTTAGTAAAAGAAAATAAATATACTATTATATAACACAGAAAATCCAGAGGCATTGGAAAAATCTTAATGCCTCTGTTTTCATATAAACCCAAAATACAATTTAATAAATCTGCTATCGGGTAAACAACTATAGCTTGCTGTAATGATTTTCCAAAATGGAAATTTTATCTTGTAAGAGTTTCTTTAATTTTTGTGGTTTAATGGAAGTAATATTGTCCGTATAATTTAGGAAATAGTTTGAAATAAAGCTTTCTTCTCTTATATTGTAGAATCCTTTAATAATATATTGTTGCTCTTCAATGCAGAGATGCATAGAGGGATAATGTTCCTTGTAGAATAAATCTACTCCTTTGGGGGATATTTCAACCTCAAAATCGGTTGCTCCTTCATGTTTAAATATAGTAGCTGAGAGATTCGTCAATTCATCTATAGATTTTGGTTGATAATATATATCCTCACAAAGAGAACTGATCTTATCACAACGAAATACTTGTACCTTATTTGTATTAAAATTAAATGCGGTTACATACCATTGACCATAAGTTGCAGAAATATCAAAAAATTGTACAGAGTATTGTCTTTCTGCACCTCGTTTATTGTATGTTATTTTACAAACAGTTTCCTCGATTGCCATCTTTAATATATCTTTTAAAAGGGGACTACTGTTGTGATGTTTTGAAACTTCTAAACTTAAGATGTTTTCCATTTTATGAATTATATTAATTTGTTCATTAGAAATACAAGTTTCAAATTTTTGTTTTAATGCTGTTACGCTTAGATGAAATGGAGTTGATTCATAAGCTTTTAACGTAATCATAGCAAAATACAACGCATACATTTCTTCAATGGTAAAAACAATAGGAGACAGTAATCTGTTTTTTAAAATACCGTATCGTCCATTTCTTCCTGTTTCAGAAAAGATTGGCATGCCTATTTCCTCAAGTGACTGTATATCCCTTAATGCAGTGCTTTTAGAAATGTTATATCTTTCGATAATGTCTTTTAAGTTAAAATAATTTTTATTATTAAGATATATCATCATATCATTTATTCTTTCTGATTTACGCATAGATATTTCCTTTCACAATTATTCAATGGTATCATAAAATGACACCATTAAGAAATATACTATAGTTATAAAATAAAATCAAAGGAGAAATAAAATGAACACAAAAAATGAATTTAAAAGAATTATGGAAAGCCAAACGGAAATAGCTCTTGCTACAAGTGTTAATGATGTGAGTAACGTTAGAATTGTAAATTTCTTTTATGATGAATCTGCTCAAACTTTATTCTTTGCAACTTTCGGTGATAACGATAAAGTCAAAGAATTTGAACAAAACAGTAAGGTGGCTTTCACTACTGTGCCGCACAATGGAAATGAACATGTTAAAGCAAAAGGAAATGTCAATAAGAGTAGTCTAAGTATCTATGATATAAAAGATAGTTTTATATCAAAAATCCCAGATTATAAAGACACCATTGAGCAAGCAGGTCAATTCCTTATATTGTTTGAAATTAAGTTTGATACTGCAACGATTACATTAGACTTTGAAAATATTGATACATATTTCTTAGTTTAGTTTAAAATCATTGATATAGAAAAAATTTCTATTAGACTTGCTATAGTGATAAATAAAAAGCCTCTTAAAGAGCGGTGGTGGACCTGACGGATTCAGTGAATGGATAAAGATCTATGGCTTATTAGGAAACAAGGATGTATGTATAAATGATTTTGATACAATGTTAAATTGCATAGAATTCCTATTATGTTAGTTGTATGATGTGTTTGTTGTTGCTAATATATGATGTCCAATAAAGAAAATATACCCTGACGCCAAGGGGAGACCAGGTTCAACGGGCATCTTTTTTGTCTCCTCAAGGCATGTGGAATCCATAATCCTGTTGCAGAAGAAAAGCAGTTAATTTTTGACCCCGAAAATCACATACATCAATGATGTACCTTGATTTTTTACCTGAATTCATCATCGCTTAGCTTAGGATAGAATAAAATTCTAATTGATCGCATCGGTTATGAATGTATAATCTTGTTATAGGAGATATGAATAGTTTTATTATATTTAATGTTATCAGGAGGAATTACATGAGAAAAGAAGTATTGATGGTTTTGTTACCTTTATTTGCTGACTGGGAGGCCGCCTTTACTTCTGCGACCTTAAATGATCAGATTCAAAATAAGCAATCTGAATATTTTGTAAAAACAGTAGGTCTTACAAAAGAACCCATAAAGTCCATTGGTGGGCTTACGGTATTGCCAGACTATTCCATTGCTGATGTTCCAGATACTTATTCTGCTTTGTTGCTGATTGGAGGTATGAGCTGGTGTACAAAAGATAGAAAGCCAACAGAGATATCCTCAAAATTGGTTCCCCTTGTACAACGTGCCATGGATAAGGATATTCTTGTCGGTGGAATTTGCGATGCCTCCACCTTTCTTGGTGCAAATGGATGGTTGAATGATAAAATGCATACAAGTAATACATTGGAAGATTTAAAACGAGTTGCAGGAGAGGCTTACACTAACGAAGCCAACTATATAGAGCAACAAGCTATACAGCACAAAAATGTAGTAACAGCCAACGGGACAGCATATTTAGAATTTACAAAAGAAGTTTTGCTTACTTTAAAAGCCTACCCCAAAGAGGATATTGAAGCACATTATGATTTTTACAAAAGTGGATATTATGAGGCAATAAAAGAACACCACATTGCAAAAGGAATATAGGACACAATAATACCAATTATTTTGGGTGATGGGATTACGCTTTTTATAAAATAGAAGAGAGTTTTTTATTTCCTAAAAGGAGATTAAAGGAAATGTATTTTTCAAAGGAAAGCTTTACGAACTGGTAGTTTAGTTTTAGATTATTAATGCAGAAGTATTAAAACGGTTCAAGGTTACTTAACTAGAATATGTCTGAAGTAATATTTCAACAAAGAATTGTATGCCATTTACTAAAAAAGTTTAGAATGTTGGAGCTGCTTTTTTAGAAATTACCGTACCGCCAAGGGGTTATCAGTTTCAAAGGACATCTTTTTTGTCTCCTCAAGGCAGCAAGTACTAGCAATTCGATCAAGACCCATTACACTTAAAAAGAGTTTTGCGAAGCTAATTAAAGCTTCGTAAAACTCTTTTTTTGAACAGACAAACCACAAATTATGACCTTCGGACTAGCCCCAGATACTAATGACGCCATAAGAGACAGCGACCATTATAATCTCTAAGATCAGGACAGGCCGGATCGATTTAAAGAAACTGGCCTTGAAATAATCCAGCGTAACAACCAGACAAAGATGGGCGGGAGATAGCATGTGCCCTGCGGTTCCCATGAGGAAGCAAACTATGACCAGCGAGATGTCACCCGGTGATAAGAGCGCGATAAAGGGGAACGCGATGGCGACAAATCCTTGGGATGTACCGGTCAGGATACCACCCATGAAGGCGATAATGCCAACTACGACTGCTGCAGGAATTGCTAGGTTATTCAATAGCACCGAAATATCACCAACTACGCCTGACAGCCGTAAGATGTTCTGGAAAAAGAGGATTCCGAAAACCCCCCACAGCAGTTTGCGGTCTAGGGCATGGCTAAGCATGGCACGGATATCGGAGACCCCTTGCCGCAGAACCAACGCCATTGAAGCTACTACTGCTGCCATCGATACGGACGCGCTTACGTTAAATAGCACCACCAGGGCTAAATTCGATAGGATGGGCGCAGTCGCTAGGGCGATATAACGCCAATTGCAACTACTTTCTACGGGTGTGCTGTCTGCAATGGCTGCCGCGCTGTTAGGCTTAAGCGGAGAAATAAGCAATACCCAGCCGGTAATAAGCGCTAGCACCGTGAGCCAGGACATGTGGGTCACAAGATCGCCGAGTGGTATGCCGGAGAGCTGACTGGCAAGCAGCATGCCTGTAAACAGCGGGTTTGTGAACTCCCATATATGACGAAACCAATAGTTAATGACTGTCTTCTTTTCCGCAGTGAGATCGTACGCTCTGCTTGCATTTTCTACCATCGGAGCTGAAAATATAGCTCCGCCCAATGATGGCAAAAAGCCCAAGAAGGACGGCATCAGGACAAGGAGGAGACGCTCACTTTTGAAAATATTGCGGGCCGAAGACATAAACCCATCAATAATGCCGCTGGTACGAAGTTGGTATTCGAGACACATGACAAAATACAGCGCAATAGTGATCTCCCAAGTGCTTGGGCTAGTTACGGTGGTTGAGCTAGCCGCTGTAAGTTTGCCCAGCGTTGGTCCGGTCAAGAAGAATAGCAGCAGCGAGCCGGCCAACATCGCATTGCCCATCTTCACCTTGCGGTTCAGAAGCCCTACAATAACGACCAAAGTGATTAAAACTTTGATTACAGCTACCATAAACTAAAACATAGCCCCCTATCATCTATAACCAATATCATATACTTCGCCGGCGTTAGCCATGCTCCTGCAGAATAGCAAGCGACAAGAAGGAATCCTCCAAATTCTCTAGAAGATAGTTGATAGAAAAACAATATGGAGATGATCACGTGAAAAAAGGTATATTTTTTACTATTTGTCTCATCGTTTTTGTCCTTTTGCAAGCGATTGCTGTGGCTGCGCCTGTTCCGGAACAAGAAACTAAACAGCTTATGAGTCAATATAACGAGGCGCGGCAGAAAGTAGAGGCTGGCATAGATTATCGTGCTTTTTCTGTGCTCAGACAAGAACTCAGCATGGCGACTCAAAAGTTCAGGGAACGGTATCCTAATGAGGCGGTCACTGAAGATTTTGTCTATCTAAATCAAATATACGCTGACATAGAAGAAATTTGGCAGCTAAAAGTTGAACAAAGAGTTCAGTTTCTCCCTAACAATAACGAGCAAGGCAAAGAAAGAGGAACAAGCAAATATTTTATTCATACGGTAATGCTAAAGATGCAATATCCTGCAGTATTGAATGCAAGCTTAGAGAGTAAAGAAAATGGCTATTTTGTGAATAGTGTCTTGGATAATCTCTTGCATTATGCAACCAGAGAGACAAAAACAATGAATGACAAACTCGGGAAAGCACCTGTACTCTAGCCCAGTAAAGTAAGAAACAGTAGTGATGGGTCGCGAAAACGCGAAAGGTGCTGCGGACCTGCGCGAAGGGAACGCGCATTTAGCTGTCAAACGAGGAGGCTACCCTATTATAAAATAAGGTAGCCTCCTGCTTAATTGCTGAATTCGTATGGAACTCTATAATGCGCGTACCTCAACTATTCTCCAATCATGGTCACCATCTCTTGCTAGCAATACGTCGAATAATCTTCCTGTATCATGACGTGTTACTTCAACAAGGGCTTTGTCACTTGATACAGTGAGGAGCTTAAACGAATCAAGAGATGGATCAAAACCGTAGATTTCGGAGCTGGATTTTACAAAATTCACAGGATGGCTGAGATAATCGGCATATTCAGTACGATACTGATCGTTATCGCTGCGATAAAAAATACGCCCGTTTTCATACCAACCCTGGTTTTCATCAGAGCTTGGCCAACTGTTGTTATGCTCGTGCCAGCCACGGCCGGGAGGGCTATTTTTGTCTTCTTGCAGGGTTCTTTCGGTGAGGACTTTCTTTATAGGGTTTTTCGTATCTTTATCAACTTGGGTCGTTTGGTTCATGGTGATGGTAGGTTCAGCTGAGGGATTTTCAGCAGCTAACACTTTTGCGGCTGGGATACCGGGTAGAGCAACTCCGGCCATGATGGCTGCTCCTGCTACAGCGGCGGCGTAGC
Encoded proteins:
- a CDS encoding DJ-1/PfpI family protein — translated: MRKEVLMVLLPLFADWEAAFTSATLNDQIQNKQSEYFVKTVGLTKEPIKSIGGLTVLPDYSIADVPDTYSALLLIGGMSWCTKDRKPTEISSKLVPLVQRAMDKDILVGGICDASTFLGANGWLNDKMHTSNTLEDLKRVAGEAYTNEANYIEQQAIQHKNVVTANGTAYLEFTKEVLLTLKAYPKEDIEAHYDFYKSGYYEAIKEHHIAKGI
- a CDS encoding GDSL-type esterase/lipase family protein, with amino-acid sequence MPITCPKIVALGDSITYGFPYLPDRSWVRLAADELGLQMINKGINGDTTWGMLERFSADVLAHRPSHVIIVGGANDAFERIAAEDVVNNIRQMVKAAIDNAIVPFLGLPTPCNFAEETLLAKYRQSLRQYVATEGIDVIDFYSAMVNLVGSGIREGLHVDGIHPNEAGYQIMAGVAVGFLRYRV
- a CDS encoding pyridoxamine 5'-phosphate oxidase family protein, with product MNTKNEFKRIMESQTEIALATSVNDVSNVRIVNFFYDESAQTLFFATFGDNDKVKEFEQNSKVAFTTVPHNGNEHVKAKGNVNKSSLSIYDIKDSFISKIPDYKDTIEQAGQFLILFEIKFDTATITLDFENIDTYFLV
- a CDS encoding DMT family transporter translates to MRTRAYALIVIAAILWGIISIFVKGLAELGFSTLQIVAIRVALSAILLVLYIAMKDRSLLKIRLTDSKYFIGTGVFSIAFFNWCYFTAIRETSVAVAAILLYTAPAFVLLLSRIFLGECLNAGKITALTVTFIGCGLVVGILPAGLNESISLYGLATGLGAGFGYALYSIFGKFALRRYSAVTVTVYTFIFAAVVMLPVSGLWEARALLFNGQAVAYSVGFSLFSTVFAYLCYTVALSHIETGRAAIVVTLEPIVAAIVGTMLFDEVLNNWQLFGIILVIAAVVSVQRT
- a CDS encoding DUF401 family protein, whose product is MVAVIKVLITLVVIVGLLNRKVKMGNAMLAGSLLLFFLTGPTLGKLTAASSTTVTSPSTWEITIALYFVMCLEYQLRTSGIIDGFMSSARNIFKSERLLLVLMPSFLGFLPSLGGAIFSAPMVENASRAYDLTAEKKTVINYWFRHIWEFTNPLFTGMLLASQLSGIPLGDLVTHMSWLTVLALITGWVLLISPLKPNSAAAIADSTPVESSCNWRYIALATAPILSNLALVVLFNVSASVSMAAVVASMALVLRQGVSDIRAMLSHALDRKLLWGVFGILFFQNILRLSGVVGDISVLLNNLAIPAAVVVGIIAFMGGILTGTSQGFVAIAFPFIALLSPGDISLVIVCFLMGTAGHMLSPAHLCLVVTLDYFKASFFKSIRPVLILEIIMVAVSYGVISIWG
- a CDS encoding helix-turn-helix transcriptional regulator; the encoded protein is MRKSERINDMMIYLNNKNYFNLKDIIERYNISKSTALRDIQSLEEIGMPIFSETGRNGRYGILKNRLLSPIVFTIEEMYALYFAMITLKAYESTPFHLSVTALKQKFETCISNEQINIIHKMENILSLEVSKHHNSSPLLKDILKMAIEETVCKITYNKRGAERQYSVQFFDISATYGQWYVTAFNFNTNKVQVFRCDKISSLCEDIYYQPKSIDELTNLSATIFKHEGATDFEVEISPKGVDLFYKEHYPSMHLCIEEQQYIIKGFYNIREESFISNYFLNYTDNITSIKPQKLKKLLQDKISILENHYSKL